One segment of Scleropages formosus chromosome 23, fSclFor1.1, whole genome shotgun sequence DNA contains the following:
- the LOC108942482 gene encoding putative protein TPRXL, with product MLDIRIKNREFTDVLNDQNSQAYKDLRAEVTEVLNKAYACFFCPTKESYLGVAEMSFRKGSVIADSVLLFDTTVINAAVVRILFLEALGSTETAGLEIDKDFVTDSRVTVPVTSATTTQPSTTSQVLSTHTTHRTQSTKAHHLSSSFSKFTTASTKSTILSTYSSGSATTTTSNTSSETSTSVSTPLKSTPGFTNNTTSLPETTRTSVSTATTSRNYTSKKSSPPLRYTTKGPADQSTSSSHNGSTITSTRPTSGLTALKQSTGAPHPLSVVTSGGPEGHSTVRVTTSTRRPFSDSHSPSVKKPSSEPRMTMSSSSVGGGVPGWAIALLVLACVILLLVIVVLILVLWRWCCHREEPGFVYVSGEPNPYGKAKQVPLGPEVMAKEPSFKNLDDAEKPKRTRSGFYVVNPE from the exons ATGCTTGACATAAGAATCAAGAACCGTGAATTTACAGATGTTCTAAATGACCAGAATTCGCAAGCCTATAAAGACCTTCGGGCAGAAGTTACTGAAGTG CTGAACAAGGCCTATGCCTGCTTCTTCTGTCCCACCAAGGAGTCTTATCTAGGTGTTGCTGAGATGTCCTTCAG AAAAGGATCTGTGATCGCAGACTCGGTCCTGCTGTTTGACACGACAGTGATCAATGCTGCAGTGGTCAGGATTCTTTTTCTGGAGGCTCTTGGGAGCACTGAGACGGCAGGCCTTGAAATAGATAAGGACTTCGTTACCG ACAGTAGGGTTACAGTCCCTGTAACATCAGCGACCACCACTCAACCATCTACGACCTCTCAAGTTCTTTCAACACACACGACTCATCGGACTCAAAGCACAAAAGCCCATCATTTGAgctcttcattttcaaaattcacTACTGCTTCCACAAAGAGCACTATTCTGTCAACTTATTCTAGTGGTTCAGCAACTACCACAACTAGCAATACTAGTAGTGAAACCAGTACGTCAGttagtactccactgaaaagtACTCCTGGCTTCACAAACAACACAACTAGTCTTCCAGAGACTACCAGAACCTCAGTGTCAACTGCCACAACATCAAGAAATTACACCAGCAAGAAATCAAGTCCTCCATTAAGGTATACAACCAAGGGACCTGCTGATCAAAGTACATCCAGCAGTCATAATGGTTCCACGATAACTTCAACCAGACCCACAAGTGGGCTGACAGctctgaaacaaagcactggagcACCTCACCCTCTCAGTGTCGTCACAAGTGGTGGTCCAGAAGGTCATAGCACGGTTCGTGTCACAACTTCAACTAGAAGACCCTTTTCAGACAGCCACAGTCCTTCAGTGAAAAAACCCAGTAGCGAACCCAGAATGACCATGAGCAGCTCAAGCGTCGGAGGAGGTGTCCCAGGCTGGGCCATTGCACTCTTAGTGCTAGCCTGTGTGATCCTGCTGCTTGTCATTGTGGTCCTCATCCTCGTG CTGTGGCGCTGGTGCTGTCACCGGGAAGAGCCAGGCTTTGTGTACGTGAGCGGGGAGCCAAACCCATACGGAAAGGCTAAGCAAGTGCCTCTGGGTCCCGAGGTCATGGCGAAGGAACCCAGCTTCAAGAACCTT GATGATGCGGAGAAACCCAAGAGAACTCGAAGTGGCTTCTATGTTGTGAACCCTGAATAA